The Streptomyces sp. NBC_00569 genomic sequence ATGGCGCGGCGCTGGAGTTCGGCGGCGCTGGTGGGCCGGTTGGAGACCTGGATCTCGCGGGTGTCCTTCTCGTACCAGCGGAACGCGGGCACGTCGTAGTTGCTGCCGTGCAGGATGCCGAGCTGACTGGCGCCCGTCTGGCTGGACCAGTCGGTGCGCCAGGGGGTGAGGCGGTGGGTGCCGGCGCCGAGCCAGGCGCCGACGGTGGGCGTCACGCCCCGGTCCACGGCGTCGCGCAGGACGTCGTGGCCGACGCCGTCGAGCTGGAGGAAGACCGTGCCGGGGGTGGACGGTCCCGCCCCGGCGCTTCCTCTGCGGCGGCGCCGGTCGGCGAGGCGGTACAGGCGGCGGCGGTAGGCGTCGTCGTCGCGCACGGCGAGGGCGCCCCCGGTGGCGGACGCGACCGCGGACATGACGGCGGCGACGACGACGGCGGTCTCGGGGTTGGCCTCGCCCCGGCCGTCGGGGACGAGGGCCAGGGCGAAGATCAGCAGGCCGCCGTTGAGGAAGAAGACGGCGAGGCCGAGGACGAGCGCGGGCACCAGGAGCAGGGCGCGCACGAGGAGCGGCCACACCAGCGCGGACAGGATGCCGAAGGCGCCCGCGCCGAGCGCGGCGGTGATGGCGATGCGGGTGGCGCTGTCGCCGTTGTCCGACTGGAGCTGGAAGTCCGGCAGGATCCCGGCGAGCACGAGCATCGTGACGGTGCTGACCGCCCACACGGCGATCGACCGCCAGCACGTGCCGGTGAACCGCCGCCAACGCCCCTCGCCCACGCCTCGCTCACCCTCTCGCCGTCTCGTCGACCCCGGGCCAAGCGTGTCATATGAGCGCGATACGTCCGGGTTCTCCCCTGACTGCGAACACAAGTGCCCGGCGCGGGACGCGCGGGGTGCCGGCTCAGCAGCCGTCGTAACCGGCCGTCGGCATCGACATGCGGCGGTGGACGCGCTTCTTCATCTCCGCGTCGTACGACGGCTCCGCGAGCCCCGCGGTCTCCAGGCGCACGCCGCGGCGCTCGCACTCGGCCGTGAACTCGTCGACCGAGCGCAGCGCGGCCCGCAGGACCCGGTCGCTCGGGGCGACGAACAGGTCGACGAGGCCCGCGTCGACGTCCGCCCACAGCGCGTCGTGGTCGGAGCGCAGTGAGTGGACGAGGAGTTCTCTGGTCACGACGTAGCCCCGGTCGGCGGCCCAGCGGGCGCACATCGCGTGCTGGCTGCGCGAGTCCACGAGGAAGGGGTCGGCGTCCAGTTCCTCCAGCGGCGTCAGGCTGGCGATCGCCGTGACGCGGACCGCGCCGGCCGCCGTCTCTTCCGCCGGTTCACCCATGGTGTCCCCCTCACCTCCGGTTTCCCCGACGACCCTACTCCTGCCCTTAGGCTCGGGGGGAGTCGCACGGAGGAGGTCCTGGAGGTGCCGGTGGAGATCACCTGGTGGGGTCACGCCACCTGCACGGTCGAGGACTCGGGGATCCGTGTGCTGACCGACCCGCTCTTCACGCGCCGCCTCGCCCATCTGCGCCGGCGGCGCGGGGCGCCCCCGCCGCCCGAGGCCGCCGTCGCCGACGTCGTCCTCGTGTCCCATCTGCACGCCGACCACCTGCACGTCCCGTCCCTGGCCCGGCTCGCCCCCGGCACCCTGGTCCTGCTCCCGCGAGGGGCCCGGCGCGCGGTGCCCGGCCTGCGCAAGCTCACACATCTGCGGATCACCGAGGTCGAGCCGGGCACCCAGGTGAAGGTGGGCGGCCTCGTCGTACGGGCCGTGCCCGCGTCGCACGACGGGCGGCGCATCCCCGTGGGACCGCACCGCTCCCCCGCGCTCGGGTTCGTGGTGAGCGGCGAGGCCCGTACCTACTTCGCGGGCGACACCGGGCTTTTCGACTCCATGGCGGAGGCGGTGGGCGAGGTGGATGTGGCGCTGCTGCCGGTCGGGGGGTGGGGGCCCTGTCTCGGGCCGCACCACCTGGACGCGGGCCGGGCCGCCGAGGCGCTCGCGCGGATCGCGCCGCGCAGCGCCGTGCCGGTGCACTACGGGACGTACTGGCCGATCGGCCTGGACGCGGTGCGGCCGCACGAATTCCACGCGCCGGGCGACGAGTTCGTGCGGCGCTCCGCCGAGCTGGCGCCCGAGGTGACGGTGCATCTGCTCGGCCATGGCGAGAGCGTGCGGCCGGAGGTCGCCCGGTGAACCCTGCCAGTGGCGCGGGCCATGAGCTGCTCGCCGCCGCGGTGGCGCACACGCCGCCGGAGTCCACCCAGCAGGCGGTCGGATATCCGTCGCTGTTCCTGCTGATCGTGATC encodes the following:
- a CDS encoding MBL fold metallo-hydrolase, which codes for MPVEITWWGHATCTVEDSGIRVLTDPLFTRRLAHLRRRRGAPPPPEAAVADVVLVSHLHADHLHVPSLARLAPGTLVLLPRGARRAVPGLRKLTHLRITEVEPGTQVKVGGLVVRAVPASHDGRRIPVGPHRSPALGFVVSGEARTYFAGDTGLFDSMAEAVGEVDVALLPVGGWGPCLGPHHLDAGRAAEALARIAPRSAVPVHYGTYWPIGLDAVRPHEFHAPGDEFVRRSAELAPEVTVHLLGHGESVRPEVAR